DNA from Ziziphus jujuba cultivar Dongzao chromosome 2, ASM3175591v1:
ggcaATCACAGAGCGTCACTGAAGCgcttatatttgtaaatataaaggTAGCGCTTTCAGCCCTTTTAGTTGCCGATAGCCATTTTTGGGAGTAAATATGCTTGCGAATGTCGCTTTTTTCTTTGCGGCTTTTGCATTCAGATGCTCCTACATATGTATGTTTTTTgttcttcaacttttttttttttttttttttagcgatTATAAGAAATCAttattggttttgattttttagttttgatctatgcgaatatctatatatatacatatattttaaaagttggTTTTATcagtaaaaaattgatttttgaaatattattttacaatttttttttttaatttctaatcaaCTTTTATATTGGATTTCCCCTTGGGTAGTTTTTAATTGGGTAGATATGCAAATTATCCagcaattatttaaattaatttattattgtttattttattattattattattattattattttattttatttttttatttggagaaatgaaaattagaagcacataattttgaaatttacaaaGGATGTTTTCTCTGTTTGTGGCTTAGATGCCCCAGTACTTCGTGACCAGAATCAAGTGGACTTTCAGTAACAATTCTAAGCAATgccaatatataataataaaatttgcaaaattCTTACACATTTTTCATATGGATCTCGAAAATAATTTATTCTAACAGATCAATAACTTGCAAATACAAAACTTTTAGCAAAtctttttagcaaaaaaaaagaaaaaaaacttttagcaaatttaaaaTGTGTTATGATGGGTGTATACTCACTCCTGGTTTGGATTTTACATactttgcttatatatatatatatatatatatattttcccggATATTTTAATGgcgaattttgataaaatatggtAGATTGAAGAGTAATTAAAAGGCTAGATTTATAAttagaaatcaaatttgaaacaaatcctgcaaatttttgtttggtgattaaaaaatagaaatggaAACATAGAGTTGTGGTACAAATTAAAGTGGCCCAAGTCTTTTTAGAGTGCTGACATTATTAAAGACACAAAGCAAACAGCTAAACCAGACCCTCCAAAATTTGACATCCCATTGGCTGCTGAAGTGCTGTTAGACTTTGAGACATTTGGGGTTGAGGAAGAGTTACCTGATACAAcagcaaaatacaatattaattcTCATCATTATTTTGAATAcaattttttctattaaattttgGTGTATAATACTTTTGAATTAAAAGATATTCCACATTAAACATCAAAGTTGACTAGATTATAActtatttggaaaaaattaaaattttccaaaaaaataaaataaaatgagaaacTCACTTTTGTCAGCATCGGCAGGTGTTGAAGGAGTGGTTGGCGCTCCCGGTGAACCGCCTGGAGAGCCTGCAtctgttaaaaattaaattaaagatcatGTTAATTATGTTTTAGGGGATAATTGATTCAACAACAAGAgggtttaatcaattttttttttttggatatatttttattttctttcaaattgatAAGCAAGCAACTTATCTATAGAAGGAATATTCAAACCCTGTTAAGGATATCCAGCAAGATATTTGGTCATTTAATGCAGGAACCAAAACTAGTTACTGTAAAATTAATTACGATcagattatataatatatatttcaaaaataaaaaaatcacaaatcAATGCTAAAAAAGTTGTCTTTGTAATGAAATCCATGATTACAATCACAAACCCATAAATAGCATCCAAATGAATCAAAAGTAAAAACTGAAAATCATGAAATTAATGAATATGCAGGATCTCAAACATTCCAAATTGTACATATTCAGAGttaatagaaattaataattttgttttataaaaatcaaattaatgaaCATGAAATCACAATGTAATTAATTAGACCTTttaaattcaaccaaaaaaaaaaaagaaaaaagaaaaaggaagagaaattaattaatgtaaagtCATACCCTTCTTGCAAATGGAAATATCAGCCTGAGCACCACAAGCCTTTGGAAGCTTCAAAGCTTGGTCTTGGGTTACATTGAGATTCTTCAAGAGATCAGGGTTATTAAAGACTTGACAAAGACAATCCATGTCGCCGGAGATCATATCCTTCAACGGAGTACAGCACGACTCCGGCGGCGAGTCCGGGGACTTCAAGTAGGCTTGACAAGGaagcaatttttgaaaacatgaagGAATTGCACCTGAATCACTACCACCTCCTCCTGCTGCTTGAAGAATTGCACCGAGGTCTAGGCCTTGTGACATAGCCACAATTAACACCTTGGACATGGCAATTAAGGCAAGCAACAAATGCTTGGAAACCATTGTTTTtgcaccaaaataaaaaattaaaaaaaattatggtttttttcaaagcaaatgaAACTATTAATCCCTCTAGGGtttcttaactttttttttttttttttgggtggaaatTAATGGAGATTGATAATGGGAGAGGTGGTTAATATATTGGGTTGAGATGTTCTATATATAGAGTTATTTACGTGAGGGATAATCAGTTCTACCTCCTGTCACTctgtttttaaaaaacaaataaacaaaaactgcTTTTTCTTTGGTGGTTAGAGATTTTTTCTCcacgttttctttcttttttttttaaatgaaagatTAAGATATTTATAAAACCGTTTTATATGGTTAGTTTACGAAAAAATTAAGAATGATGgaattaagaaatttaagattttatttattttttcaatatattaaatgtttGAGTACTACTCCAAAAACTTATTCTTAATTTCTTGACATTTGATCAGAATTGAgtgatatatttattaattaagatatatatatatatatatacacacactctTATCAAGATAAataactcttttttatttttattttttttgggttttcatcAAGATATGTAAGTGATAAtcatatatgttaattttataatttacagGCTTTTACAgttaaaaatcatcattttaatTATGCCTTGaggcaaataaaataaaataaaaattccagcAACTTATGATCCAACCTTAGCATATATATAACTGTTAGATATCAATATTCATGAATGACATCATGTAATCATTTGTAACCACCATGATGATCAGATGGTCAATATATGttcttcaaattaaaaaaaaaaaatgcatcgggatgtttcttttaaattcttttcctttttgattttttgatagaTATAAAAATGCGTTGGAATGTTTCATACTTCTACACAAAAGCATTTAAAGCTATAATgccaaaactaaaataaatatataaaaaaaaaaattgctaaaaatgGATGATGAGGTTGGACTGCTGGAGGAGCAGTTTCAACTCCAAACGCAATGCAGAATGAGGCAAAACTTTGGAATTGATGGATAGCTATATATAGGAATAAGATCTTCAGATTTgctatttattactattttcattttatggaccaaatatatatgtacagataTAGAAGATTTTATTGAGCAAAAATCAAGTTATTAGGATACATATTCTATCTCAACACAAATCATTGCGCTTATTCAGTTCCTCTCGATCGGTGTAGACCCATTTCCAATTAGGAGTgcatgaaaattttccaaagcCACTTCAAGATTAATCCaataaactatatatgtatatccttTTCTTTGGAGTCCGAGGCTGAAATTCATATGGAAAATACCCCAATTTTATTAAACTTATAAATCTATCAAACAATGGGCATTTGATTGAACAAATTTTCCCTTAGTTTTTTCTGCTTTTGGATATATCGGCTTTGTTTTTGGTCTTCTTCTTCCATACGGATATGCCATGTATATATCTTAGGCAATGCAATGTCACCAAAGTGAATAATGTGGGTTGGTTATTGGTTGAGCTCGTATACCAAATTTAAAGGTAAAACGCTATGCAATATTTAATTTCTCTAAATCTTTCTAATCATCATTCCTTTCACACTGCTTCGTCTTGGTTAAATTTTTCTTACAGGTGCTTATGAGctttattcaaaggataaaaataaagcTCTTATGCTTATCAAATATGAGTGTTTACTTGTTGTAGATTGGAGAATTATTTTAACTTTAGAGCTGATACCAACCGCTTTCAAAAGCATCTTCTCCTCAACTCATTTCCcaaaatatgtatacatatatagagaCAAAACAAAGCACACAATGATAACATAAACATGAGTCAAGAAATTTtagtcatattttttaaatccttattatgtatataattcaATCTTTAAAAGCTATGTTTCATCTacaatgaaagaaaattttctatatCATACTGATCTTTCATGTTTGTAAcatataatacaattttttaatatgacACATATTATAATTAACTagtattttaacaaataatttcaaTGGAAATAGAACCAATTAATGGGTAAAG
Protein-coding regions in this window:
- the LOC107419330 gene encoding non-specific lipid transfer protein GPI-anchored 3, coding for MVSKHLLLALIAMSKVLIVAMSQGLDLGAILQAAGGGGSDSGAIPSCFQKLLPCQAYLKSPDSPPESCCTPLKDMISGDMDCLCQVFNNPDLLKNLNVTQDQALKLPKACGAQADISICKKDAGSPGGSPGAPTTPSTPADADKSNSSSTPNVSKSNSTSAANGMSNFGGSGLAVCFVSLIMSAL